In Thunnus thynnus chromosome 17, fThuThy2.1, whole genome shotgun sequence, the genomic window aCTGAACTCACGTTTACTGGTTTGTTAAATACAGCAGCTACAGTTAGCTGGCTGGGAGTAAcgttatttaataataaaaacagctttttgttAGCTAGCACTTTGATTTAACGTTAGGCTACAGCAGCCCAACAGCGACGACAACTCACCACACCATCCCGTACGCCCCCTCCCCGATGTAGGACAGATTCGTGTAGCGGGGGCCCACGTCAAAGATCTGGCCCTTCACGGACTCGGACGCGGTCTTGGTTCCCGCAGCCCCGGGCGCTCCTTCGTGCGCAGCGGTGCCCGTCGGCCCGGCAGCGGCAGCGCTGTTGGAGCCTGCGGCCCCGACCGCCGCGGTGCTGCTCGAATCCGCCATCCTTCCTCTCCGAACCGTCCCGGTCTGTCAGAGTGTTTAACCGGAGCTCCGCCGCTGCTCGCTGCGCCGTCTCACGTCCGTCCGAGGCTTTAACCGAGCGGATTGTTTGATTGCCGGAGCAGAGCGACTCGATCACGGCCCTCTCTGCTGCCCGAGTGTAAATGGATTTCGTGCACGAGCGCGGATTTGGTCTCAGCACCGAGCGTAAATGCGCGTGCCAAACTACGGTAATACAGGTGCGTTAGAAATGCTTACTAGGGTGGCTTGTGTGGGCGGGGTCAAATCTATTGGCTACAGTTCAACTAAGAGGCTTTTTCGTTGTGTACCATTTCCCcccaggaaattgtgatttttttgcgGTCGCAATAATCAACgaaaattcaagaaatctccgCAATATTTGCGAGAGTTTGCAATTTCGCTAAATTACTGCAACTTTTTCGTatgaaatggccaaatcaacagACTGCTTGCGATTTGGACCAATTGTGGCATTTCACGTTGTGATAACTTATGTCATCACAGCGCATTCAGTCAAGAGTATCTAGCTGCAGACAAAATGGCGGCCATGAACGCAGACATCTTGGACCTCCGCCTCCTCGGTTGACAGGAAATCATGTGACCTTAGTAGCGGTAGTTGGTCTTCTTTTAGTGAAGTATCAcatggattttaaaaaatatacaaattttATTCATTAGAAATATACAaaatttatactttattttaattttgtacaatattttaaattagtacagatttttaaaaatgagccAATGTAAAGTTTATTCAACAAGTCTTTGAAAAGTAGCCAGttcttgtaaatgttttatgtaatgttcaaatcaaatttatttattaaacaatttattaaaaatgtgaatagGCCATACCTAACTGGAAGACCCTGTGAGCTACCAATGAAAGACAGTAACCCTGAGCAATTTCATAGCATCCTCAGTTTCATAGTTCtcattttcagaaaataaattttttttaaaaattagcactgaaatatagttgtttctgtgatatgcagtatgcACTTAttgattacatatgactcttcattggtagtagcattttaaaaaaaacaacaacaacgtcACCACGTCGGGTGGTGCACTCACTTCCTGGTTACTGTGTGTTGCATGTTGTGCATGCCGCAATATTGATTATTTGACTCAATGGTACATTTCATTGCAAGACGACACTGGATAGGCGGGTTTCGTCTAGCGCTCACCCTCTTCGGACTTCCGTACACCGTCTGCAGCTCCGGAGTTAGGTATGGAAGGATAATATTCATGCAGATTTAACTAAAAGCTACTGATATTTGGACAGTTTCGGCTTTGAGCTAACATTTAATCGACAGTAGGGATGGTTAAGAGCTGGAGCAGCTACTTCTGTCAATGTCCTAAATCACAGATGTTATGGGCAGAGCCAGGCGATATGATTTAAGTCGGTATTACAGTAGTTATTACCATCAGCTAACTGTTTTTGATGTCAGGACAGTACATTGACGTGGCTTATTATGAAGAATCATATACTTTATTTCCATTCATCAGTCATGTTAATATGAGATGTGATGTCAAACATAAATAAGCATTCAGGGTTAGCTAATATAACAGTTATTCTGTTGTCATGACATGATTCTACTGCTCTAATGGCAAACAGTAAAGTGCTGGGTTTCCTTATGAATATATATGTTGTTAGCTTATCgtataataaattaatgaattaatatatatatatatatgtatattttatagaTTTAGGCGCGAACACTTCACACTTCACTTGAGGGTGATGGTTTTAccataatttgttgtttttctctcactgcAGGCCTGCCATCTCCTGCCCATCTGGTCATCCATTCAGAACCAGTCAAACCATCAGACCCGTCAGTACCAGTTGCTGTAAACTCTACATGACCAGTGTCAGTGCAATGCCATTCTCAGCAGCGCCTCATGTGAAGTCAAGATGTGCCCAGTATCCAGGGTCCGAAATCAAACGCTTCCCTGTGCCTGATGACAAGGTGGACTGGAGTCAGGACTGGCCGGACTACGATCCGGTCAGCTACACCAGCCCCTCAGTGGCAAAGAAGCCAGAATGGGCAGATCCTGATATTGGGTGAGTAACACATACTGTACGTTGTATGTTGAGCCAGTTAAAAGTCAGTCAACTATTATCGAGTCCAAAATATTAGTTATTTTCTTGGCTGTTGTGAGACATTTTCAGATTTAACCTTGTATAGCTGTGTcaaatgttgtgttgtgtgtactgtatgttttcacaAATCAGCTGGAGGTTATTCATGTCAGTTTAAAGacttttccttgttttgcaGCTCTTTCTCTCCAAAGTTCAACACTGTGGATGGTTCTGTAGACAGAACAAGCTTTGAGGGCAGTTACAAAGTGGAAAATGGAAAGCCGCTGTAAGTTATTGAATACCAAGAGAAATGGTTCTCTCACAAGGTGTTTCCCTTGGGGAATATTAGTTAGTCATTCAGTCACTGTCATTTGGATTGGTTTTACTCAAAGATAGATAGAAACTAGACAGTAACACGTCATGGTATCAACTCGACTAATTTGTTTGCAAACCCCACCTTACTTTTACGACAAGCAGTAAGTGCTTTCTGGGATGTTGATTCCCAATGAGGTCTGTATCATTAGCAACTCTCTCGCATTACTGgaacatttcattaaatgttaatttcGAACACATTTCTTACTGAGGCTTTAATACTGATACACATGATGTCAAGATGGCGGGCTAGAGTAAAAAACAAGTGCTCTATGTGCCCTTTACCGAAGAACTTGTGTTTGTAACAGTATTTCTTATGTTCATTTAGAGTTTTCAAGTTTTTGTATACAGATGCTCTCAAAACAGCTTATAAATGAATTTGACATGATTAGCCAATTCATCTTTTACTCATCCAGAAATCCTCAAGGACGCACGGGGCTGACTGGTAGAGGTTTGCTGGGACGATGGGGACCCAATCACGCAGCAGATCCCATTGTCAGCAGGTAACTTTCCTTTACTTTACATATGGGTTTTATCCAGATATTTGCTAACCACAGTTAATTTCTCGGCTGAGTTATTAACTGAAAACTCattcaaaagaggaaaaacagtaaCACTTAGGGCACTTTGGACCTTTAATTTTTTATAAATGCCTGATGGCCTGATGTACGTTGTTGTCTGCCAGATGGAAAATAGATGCTAAAGGAGCAAAGATAAATCACTCAGTCTCCAAACGGCCTATCCTGCAGTTTGTGTCCATCAAGAGGAAAGACTGCGGGGAGTGGGCCATTCCTGGGGTTGGTGGCTTTTACATTTGTTGTTCGaatttttatgtatgtgttCTGTTGTTTTGCACTCACTTTTACATTGTGTCATTTGCTGCTTTGCTTTTCATTGTGCCTATCAAGATATCCTCACAGCTATTCAACAAAAGTAAATTCACATGCAAGCGTATATGCCTGTTTTGTAGGGGATGGTGGATCCAGGAGAGCAGGTTTCTCTCACACTGCAGCGGGAGTTTTCGGAAGAAGCCTTGAACTCGCTGGCAGTCTCGCCATCGGAGAGAGCAAAAATCCATGAACGCATCACCAAACTCTTCCAATCATCAGGGTTTCAGGTCTGCAACTGACAACTGCAAACCGTGACATTTTAGTCAATGAGTGAGGAATGAGGAAAACTAATAGAATATACAGTGAGCTTGTACGTGAGGTGAAatgagtgtctgtgtttttttctccttcaggtCTATAAAGGCTACGTGGATGATCCTAGAAACACTGACAATGCTTGGATGGAGACAATCGCTGTCAACTTCCATGATGACACAGGTATCAATAACTGGgaagaatgttttatttttcctctttttttttttctaattgtcaCTATTCAAATGTATTCTTAtacttaaaaaattactaattCCACAACATCTCCAGCAACTTGCAGACAgttttcaaataaattattatgGTTCCAAATCAAAAATGAAGATGCAAGTTTTTGGTAATGAGAGATCTTTGTTGTTACTGCAGGCGACAGCGTGAGTGAGCTGCCGTTGCAAGCTGGCGATGACGCAGGACAAGTCCAGTGGGTTGATGTTGACTCGTCCTTCCCCCTCTATGCGAATCATTCCCATTTCCTGGAGCTGGTTGCCAAAGAGAGGAAAGCTCACTGGTAACCAAAGGCGAAAGACTTTATTCTGGCATAACGATGAAGGAAACATTAGAGTGCTGTTGCTCTGATGTCATATGTGAATCCTCCCTCACTAATTTCAACATAATAATCACAGTGATGCTAATATGCATCTCATTACTTTGACATGGTTATGTATGTCCATTATACACTGTACAGCAACATTATGGCTTTGAAGTTTAAGACTGATATAGTAGATCttgtgaaatgaatgaaagtagCATGTTGAGCTGttgcaagaagaaaaaaggtgTGAAATCAAAGTTTTTCCAACTATTTTAGAACTACTGTTTGACTTATgttgaagaagagaaaaaaaatgttcatttccattaaaaaacaaaaacttttgacTCACTACTTGGAAGAAGCTTAACCTGAGACCGATGCTGCTCAATGGAGCACTTCATTAAAAGACGAAGCTAACCACATTATTTCTATTGGATCAAATTATGCTAATGTATTCAGTGTTAACAAGGATCCCATTAACTCAGTGTGATCGTGTTAAGAACAAACACAATGAGCTGCTGAACATAACACATACCACATTAATTTAAGTGTGATAAGGGGGGCAATCAAAATGAAATAGCGCAGACTGACTTTGATCTTTACATGTGAATAGAATATGAAGATCCCCTCACAGGCCAAGCCATGCAGTGACACTGAGCATAAACGGGCTGAAGCTAGAggacaaacatgttttcaagtGGTAACAGATGGTGGAAGCAAAGGCCATCTCACACTCAACAGCCTGCCTGTCCAAATGTTCACATTGTTACGTGTCATCTCACTGGCCGGCCATACTTTGCGATGAAACAGGGATGCAGAATTACGCCTTAAATGGCTTGTATCTGTTAAGATTCCTGATACAAACAGTAACACACAAACGTTTCCGTCATCAAAAGGCAATCAACAACAGACAACCAAGCTGCATAATTAGCTTAATTTAGTTATAGTATTGAGAGAAAGCTGCATAATCCCATGTTTCTTACTTTGCATTAAATCATGTTTGTCTTTGCACTGAATTAAAAGTTAGAGATTCACAAGATGTGAAGTGTTTATGCTATAAAGCTAGAGGGGACGTCTACTAGGCACTTATGGGAAAGGAGGGAGAATGTGGCTGTACTTGGGTTTATAAAGTTGAAACCTTGTACAAGAAACAGTTCATTGAATTAGCTTCACAGCAGTTCTATGAAGTACCACTAATCTTATAAGCCCTATGAGGTCTTTTTGCTTGCTCTTTGGCAGGTATGTGTGCAGAGTTTTTTCCATCTATTTCTACAGTTCAATCTTTTAACAAGAACATTTTGTGGCATAATCTGAAAATTCACACCCATACAGATACACTCTCAGCTCTGGTGGCTATATCAGCTTATATACAGACAATTAGCTTATATGAACCAGAAGGTGTCTACTCTCTAAATTTGCACTGAGTTTCTTTGAAAGTGGCTGAtactgtgttttcctttttacttGAAATTGCAAATCATTTTTAACTCTTGAGTTAATTTGTGCATTTCTCCTCTTAAAATCTGTGTCTTTAAATTGATCATTATACGTCGTACACTGGATTTACTGtcttacagtatgtgtaataGTAGCCGTCTTTATGTCTCCAGAATCATCAAATGTTTGTGTAACACTTGAGATGCTATGAGGTGCCACTAAACCAATGAAAATTCTAGaaatttttctt contains:
- the nudt9 gene encoding ADP-ribose pyrophosphatase, mitochondrial, with translation MVHFIARRHWIGGFRLALTLFGLPYTVCSSGVRPAISCPSGHPFRTSQTIRPVSTSCCKLYMTSVSAMPFSAAPHVKSRCAQYPGSEIKRFPVPDDKVDWSQDWPDYDPVSYTSPSVAKKPEWADPDIGSFSPKFNTVDGSVDRTSFEGSYKVENGKPLNPQGRTGLTGRGLLGRWGPNHAADPIVSRWKIDAKGAKINHSVSKRPILQFVSIKRKDCGEWAIPGGMVDPGEQVSLTLQREFSEEALNSLAVSPSERAKIHERITKLFQSSGFQVYKGYVDDPRNTDNAWMETIAVNFHDDTGDSVSELPLQAGDDAGQVQWVDVDSSFPLYANHSHFLELVAKERKAHW